One window from the genome of Candidatus Thermoplasmatota archaeon encodes:
- a CDS encoding ASKHA domain-containing protein: MAKKVQVRFLPGDKTIEVDKGTDLLDAAIEGDIYIDSICGGRGKCGKCKVIVQAGDVTAEKTELLEPDEIKKGYHLACMTRAEGDVEVLVPEESRMGLLQILMKADVVEAEKLDPPIMKFHFKLSEPTLTDNLSDLDRLKRALSDHGIEDIMGPLPVMRRMSDLFRKSEWDVTATVVEDGECHELVHLQGGDTSARNFSLAVDVGTTTVVAELVNLSSGEIVAKEAAYNKQVIHGEDVLTRILHAEEEKGGLKDLRMLIVETINYLLKEMMDEAGVRRNEICYAAAAGNTVMTHLLLGLNPAHIRREPYIPSANFFPLIKARETGIKINPEGYVYILPCRSSYVGGDITADVLASALHKTDKLSMLIDVGTNGEVVLGNKDWMVSCSCSAGPAFEGGEVDYGIRAMVGAIEKVTLTTDLEVKYKTIGDVKPKGICGTGLIDLLAEMFMHGVIDRSGRIRSLKTPRVRDGPEGKEFVVVWADETRIYNDMVITEVDIRNIIRTKAAVYAAATVLLKTMNCSFDDVEQIFIAGGFGNYLDTRKSIWLGLLPDVDPDKFRFIGNGSLAGARLTILSKKSKQEAIDIAKKMTYIELSVTPSFFNEFTSAMFLPHTDLEKFPSARELVI, translated from the coding sequence ATGGCTAAGAAGGTGCAGGTCAGGTTCCTACCAGGCGACAAGACGATAGAGGTCGACAAGGGCACGGACCTCCTCGACGCAGCGATCGAGGGCGACATCTACATCGATTCCATCTGCGGCGGTCGAGGCAAGTGCGGTAAGTGCAAGGTCATCGTTCAGGCGGGAGATGTTACAGCCGAGAAGACGGAGCTTCTCGAACCTGACGAGATCAAGAAGGGTTATCACCTCGCATGCATGACCCGGGCGGAGGGCGACGTCGAAGTCCTCGTCCCTGAAGAGAGCCGCATGGGGCTGCTTCAGATACTCATGAAGGCCGACGTCGTGGAGGCGGAGAAGCTGGACCCGCCCATCATGAAATTCCATTTCAAGCTGAGCGAGCCCACGCTGACGGACAATCTGAGCGACCTGGACCGCCTGAAGCGAGCTCTGAGCGACCACGGGATCGAGGACATCATGGGCCCCCTGCCCGTGATGAGGAGGATGAGCGACCTCTTCAGGAAGAGCGAGTGGGACGTGACGGCCACGGTCGTGGAGGACGGCGAGTGCCACGAGCTCGTGCATCTGCAGGGTGGAGACACATCCGCGAGGAACTTCAGTCTGGCGGTGGACGTGGGGACCACGACCGTCGTCGCCGAGCTCGTGAACCTGAGCAGCGGGGAGATAGTAGCGAAGGAGGCAGCCTACAACAAGCAGGTGATCCACGGCGAGGACGTCCTCACCAGGATTCTTCACGCCGAGGAGGAGAAGGGCGGGCTGAAGGACCTCAGAATGCTGATCGTGGAGACGATTAACTATCTCCTCAAGGAGATGATGGACGAGGCGGGAGTGCGTCGGAACGAGATCTGCTACGCCGCCGCGGCCGGGAACACCGTGATGACCCATCTGCTTCTCGGACTGAACCCGGCGCACATCAGGCGGGAGCCGTACATCCCGTCCGCGAACTTCTTCCCGCTCATCAAGGCCAGGGAGACCGGCATCAAGATCAACCCAGAGGGCTACGTCTACATCCTGCCGTGTCGGAGTAGCTACGTCGGCGGGGACATCACGGCGGACGTGCTGGCGTCAGCGCTGCACAAGACGGATAAGCTCTCCATGCTGATTGACGTCGGGACGAACGGCGAGGTCGTTCTCGGGAACAAGGACTGGATGGTCTCCTGCTCGTGCTCGGCGGGCCCGGCGTTCGAGGGCGGCGAGGTCGATTACGGCATCCGGGCAATGGTCGGTGCGATAGAGAAAGTGACCCTCACCACGGACCTTGAGGTCAAGTACAAGACGATAGGGGACGTGAAGCCCAAAGGCATCTGCGGCACCGGTCTCATCGACCTTCTCGCGGAGATGTTCATGCACGGCGTCATCGACCGTTCAGGGAGGATCAGGTCGCTCAAGACCCCGAGGGTCCGCGACGGCCCCGAGGGCAAGGAGTTCGTCGTCGTCTGGGCGGACGAGACCAGGATATACAATGACATGGTCATCACAGAGGTCGACATCAGGAACATCATCAGGACGAAGGCGGCGGTCTACGCTGCCGCGACCGTGCTGCTGAAGACGATGAACTGCTCCTTCGACGACGTCGAGCAGATATTCATCGCTGGCGGCTTCGGGAACTATCTGGACACGAGGAAGAGCATATGGCTCGGCCTGCTTCCCGACGTGGACCCTGACAAGTTCAGGTTCATCGGGAACGGGTCTTTGGCGGGCGCTCGCTTGACGATCCTGTCGAAGAAGAGCAAGCAGGAGGCGATCGATATCGCCAAGAAGATGACCTACATCGAGCTTAGCGTCACACCGTCATTCTTCAACGAGTTCACCTCCGCCATGTTCTTGCCTCATACCGACCTAGAGAAGTTCCCGAGCGCCAGGGAGCTGGTCATCTGA
- a CDS encoding AAA family ATPase, whose product MGKTIAVSGKGGVGKSTFATLLIKALSEKSVVLAVDADPNSTLDVMLGVEVNQTIGDLREDLLKNVGDLSPAMSKQDYVDYNLRMAMTEGDKFDLVAMGRQEGPGCYCYINNILRTYLDQLSANYDYVVIDNEAGMEHLSRRTTRNVDMMFILSDPTKHGVVTAGRIRELSGSLDLKVKDRCLVISRTAEIPELLSPVIEEAGFDCREVFPEDQNIMESSLTGDPLIDLPADSVAYRRAKEILAKLNI is encoded by the coding sequence ATGGGAAAGACCATCGCCGTTTCGGGCAAGGGCGGCGTGGGGAAGTCCACGTTCGCGACGCTTCTGATAAAGGCGCTCAGCGAGAAGTCCGTGGTTCTGGCGGTCGACGCAGACCCCAACTCGACGCTCGACGTGATGCTGGGGGTCGAAGTGAACCAGACCATCGGCGATCTCAGAGAGGACCTGCTCAAGAACGTTGGTGATTTGTCCCCCGCTATGTCCAAGCAGGACTACGTGGACTATAACCTCCGCATGGCCATGACCGAGGGCGACAAGTTCGACCTCGTTGCGATGGGCAGACAGGAGGGTCCGGGCTGCTACTGCTACATCAACAACATCCTTCGGACGTATCTGGACCAGCTCTCGGCGAACTACGATTACGTGGTCATAGACAACGAGGCCGGGATGGAGCACCTCAGCAGGAGGACCACAAGGAACGTCGATATGATGTTCATACTGTCGGACCCGACCAAACACGGCGTGGTGACCGCTGGAAGGATCAGGGAACTGAGCGGGAGCCTAGACCTGAAGGTGAAGGACAGATGCCTGGTCATCAGTCGCACCGCCGAGATCCCGGAGCTCCTCAGCCCGGTCATCGAGGAGGCTGGTTTTGACTGCAGGGAAGTGTTCCCCGAGGACCAGAACATAATGGAGTCCTCCCTGACCGGGGATCCGCTCATCGATCTCCCCGCGGACAGCGTCGCCTACAGGCGGGCCAAGGAGATTCTCGCCAAGCTGAACATCTAG
- a CDS encoding DUF166 domain-containing protein, whose amino-acid sequence MRKEVTFGKEYTGSDVVAALRSSASSTGSLRFDYVPERVYLKGQKEKEVFSNLRLTIGDKEVCVLVGEETELRGDAKYSSITLEIGEDLDLDEDFEKNLLEALERGPTYRVERAAEKEEEIQKRELTAEELERIGKGEMTILALVQGEYGERIAKNVQDNGPEGFKVETLTLPEDLPLVIDDPAEFLPESVPKADLVLALQENSSAAQLIVDIVKAADAIALIAPVDSSQWLPLGMKTQIKRELSKIGIATAFPRPFCTLDEVGDPIIDKFVEFFGRPILDVKVEKNTVTGTEVVRDSPCGCGRFVADKLPGTEVRDAVEKAGLAHHHYPCLCSMNVEDDLGDTLMHVSGLQMKKTVDKSLEPIRKKEASYIDPTQM is encoded by the coding sequence ATGAGAAAGGAAGTCACATTTGGCAAAGAATACACTGGAAGCGATGTTGTAGCGGCCCTCAGGTCGTCTGCATCCAGCACGGGGTCGTTGCGCTTTGACTACGTTCCCGAGCGGGTCTATCTGAAGGGGCAGAAGGAGAAGGAGGTCTTTTCGAACCTTCGACTGACAATCGGCGACAAAGAGGTATGCGTTCTCGTGGGAGAGGAAACCGAGCTTCGGGGCGATGCGAAGTACTCATCCATCACTCTAGAGATTGGCGAAGACCTCGATTTGGACGAAGACTTCGAGAAGAATCTCCTTGAGGCTCTGGAGAGAGGGCCGACCTATCGCGTCGAGCGGGCCGCGGAGAAGGAGGAGGAAATCCAGAAGCGGGAGCTGACGGCCGAGGAACTCGAGCGGATAGGCAAAGGAGAAATGACGATTCTCGCGCTCGTTCAGGGTGAGTACGGTGAGCGCATCGCCAAGAATGTTCAGGACAACGGTCCCGAGGGCTTCAAGGTGGAGACACTGACCCTCCCTGAGGATCTGCCCCTCGTCATCGACGACCCCGCCGAGTTCCTGCCAGAGTCCGTGCCCAAAGCGGACCTGGTACTCGCTCTGCAGGAGAACTCGAGCGCCGCTCAACTGATCGTAGACATAGTGAAGGCCGCAGATGCGATTGCGCTTATCGCACCGGTGGACAGCTCACAGTGGCTGCCGCTCGGGATGAAGACCCAGATCAAGCGGGAACTCTCGAAGATCGGAATCGCAACCGCGTTCCCGAGGCCCTTCTGCACCCTCGATGAGGTGGGCGATCCTATCATCGACAAGTTCGTGGAGTTCTTTGGAAGGCCCATACTGGACGTGAAGGTCGAGAAGAACACCGTGACGGGGACGGAGGTCGTGCGTGACTCGCCCTGCGGCTGCGGAAGGTTCGTTGCCGATAAACTCCCAGGAACGGAGGTCAGGGATGCCGTGGAGAAGGCGGGGCTTGCGCACCATCACTATCCATGCTTGTGCTCGATGAACGTCGAGGACGACCTCGGGGACACTCTGATGCACGTCTCCGGTCTGCAGATGAAGAAGACCGTGGACAAGTCACTCGAGCCGATCAGGAAGAAAGAGGCGAGCTACATAGACCCGACGCAGATGTAG
- a CDS encoding acetyl-CoA decarbonylase/synthase complex subunit gamma — MALTALDIYKKLPQTNCGKCGFPTCLAFAMQLANKKASIDACPDVSDEAKELLESSAAPPIKLVKVGSGDREIEMGDEVVMHRHEKTFYHPVAYALMVDDDSPDIESKVQATEEMKFERVGEEMQLDMIAIRSKSDDPAKFSSAVSAVKGKTSVPLVLVSQNPAVMEEGLKVCGSDRPLIHAATKDNYEKMAELAKANNCPLAVLEDSGLEELAELSKKVKEAGVEDIVLDLGKKPLGRLFQELTLVRRLAIKKLFRPLGYPVIMFAGGEGASEGLEAAIGTVKYASIVVMKEADRAIMYPLLTLRQNIYTDPQKPIQVKPGIYELNGPAEDSPVLITTNFSLTYFTVAGDIETSKVPSYLLVADSEGLSVMTAFAADKFTADTATELIESCGIADKVNHKKIIIPGQVARMSGKLNENSGWEVVVGPRDSSGLPKYLREYAGA, encoded by the coding sequence ATGGCGCTCACTGCCCTTGACATCTACAAGAAACTGCCGCAGACGAACTGCGGGAAATGCGGGTTCCCAACATGCCTCGCGTTCGCGATGCAGCTGGCCAACAAGAAGGCGAGCATCGACGCCTGTCCGGACGTCTCGGACGAGGCAAAGGAACTGCTGGAATCCTCAGCCGCACCGCCGATAAAACTGGTGAAGGTGGGCTCTGGGGACAGGGAGATCGAGATGGGAGACGAGGTCGTCATGCATAGGCACGAGAAGACGTTCTACCATCCTGTAGCGTACGCCCTGATGGTCGATGATGACTCTCCAGACATAGAGTCCAAGGTCCAGGCAACCGAGGAGATGAAGTTCGAGCGAGTGGGGGAGGAGATGCAACTTGACATGATCGCAATCCGCTCGAAGTCGGACGATCCAGCGAAGTTCTCTTCCGCCGTCTCCGCGGTGAAGGGGAAGACATCGGTACCGCTCGTGCTCGTGTCGCAGAACCCAGCGGTCATGGAGGAAGGGCTGAAGGTCTGCGGCTCTGACAGACCGCTCATTCACGCCGCGACCAAGGACAACTACGAGAAGATGGCGGAACTCGCGAAGGCGAACAACTGCCCGCTGGCGGTCCTAGAGGACTCGGGGTTGGAGGAACTCGCTGAACTGAGCAAGAAGGTGAAGGAGGCGGGTGTGGAGGACATCGTCCTTGACCTCGGCAAGAAACCCCTGGGCAGGTTGTTCCAGGAGCTCACGCTGGTCAGGCGGCTCGCCATAAAGAAGCTCTTCAGACCTCTCGGCTATCCGGTCATCATGTTCGCCGGGGGTGAGGGCGCGAGCGAGGGTCTGGAAGCCGCGATAGGAACCGTGAAGTACGCTTCCATCGTCGTTATGAAGGAGGCGGACAGGGCCATCATGTATCCGCTGCTCACGCTCAGGCAGAACATCTACACGGACCCGCAGAAGCCCATACAGGTGAAGCCTGGCATATACGAGCTGAACGGACCCGCCGAGGACTCACCGGTGCTGATCACAACGAACTTCTCGCTCACTTACTTCACCGTCGCGGGGGACATCGAGACGAGCAAGGTCCCGAGCTATCTCCTCGTGGCCGATTCCGAGGGTCTGTCCGTGATGACGGCATTCGCGGCGGACAAGTTCACCGCCGACACGGCTACGGAGCTGATAGAGAGCTGCGGGATCGCGGACAAGGTCAATCACAAGAAGATCATCATCCCCGGACAGGTGGCGAGGATGAGCGGAAAGCTCAACGAGAACTCCGGCTGGGAAGTGGTCGTTGGACCGAGGGATTCCTCCGGCCTTCCGAAGTACCTGAGAGAATACGCTGGCGCCTAG
- a CDS encoding acetyl-CoA decarbonylase/synthase complex subunit delta: MALELPKEKWVGKIGQVVIGALESEGGTRTSKVALGGATSLPFLGFEGEYPNEPPIGMEIFDVVREDYPEVARKPFEDVIDDPGKWAKKCVEEYGADMICIRMIGTNPEEENRSVEDAEQTIKELKEAVGVPLLIYGSGDEEKDAKVLEMASNVMAGERCLLGLAEEAAYKSISVATMSNDHGIVAFSNLDINLAKQMNILLTDFGVKLENIVMDPLQAGLGYGLEYSYSVIERIRLAALMGDKILQVPIMCGTARVWNAREAFKEDADTGDFTSRAVFWEATTGLSALLAGADALLMRHPDAVKHVKESVKSLHGGGEQ; this comes from the coding sequence ATGGCATTGGAGTTGCCCAAGGAGAAGTGGGTAGGGAAGATTGGACAAGTCGTCATCGGAGCCCTCGAGAGCGAGGGAGGAACGCGGACGAGCAAGGTTGCCCTGGGAGGGGCAACAAGCCTGCCTTTCCTCGGCTTTGAGGGCGAGTATCCGAACGAGCCGCCGATAGGGATGGAGATCTTCGACGTCGTCCGAGAGGACTATCCAGAGGTTGCGAGGAAGCCCTTCGAGGATGTCATCGACGACCCCGGCAAGTGGGCCAAGAAGTGCGTCGAGGAATACGGCGCGGACATGATCTGCATCAGGATGATCGGCACGAACCCGGAGGAGGAGAACCGCTCGGTCGAGGACGCTGAGCAGACAATCAAGGAGCTCAAGGAAGCGGTCGGAGTCCCGCTCCTGATTTACGGCTCCGGGGATGAGGAGAAGGACGCTAAGGTCCTCGAGATGGCCTCGAACGTTATGGCCGGCGAGAGGTGCCTTCTCGGTCTCGCGGAGGAGGCCGCGTACAAGTCGATATCCGTCGCGACCATGTCCAACGACCATGGAATCGTGGCGTTCAGCAATCTGGACATCAACCTGGCGAAGCAGATGAACATCCTGCTCACGGATTTCGGTGTCAAGCTCGAGAACATCGTCATGGACCCGCTTCAGGCGGGGCTAGGATACGGGCTCGAGTACTCGTACTCTGTCATCGAGAGGATCCGGCTCGCTGCGCTCATGGGAGACAAGATCCTTCAGGTTCCCATAATGTGCGGGACAGCGCGCGTCTGGAACGCGAGGGAGGCGTTCAAGGAGGACGCCGACACCGGGGATTTCACTTCCCGAGCCGTGTTCTGGGAGGCCACGACCGGTCTGTCCGCCCTGCTGGCGGGCGCGGACGCGCTTCTCATGAGACATCCGGACGCTGTCAAGCACGTCAAGGAGTCGGTCAAGAGCCTCCATGGAGGAGGTGAGCAGTAA
- the cdhC gene encoding CO dehydrogenase/CO-methylating acetyl-CoA synthase complex subunit beta has protein sequence MTKVTQTELFSMAISGAITATGYADVLLNRALRKYGPDQTIEYPDTGYELPCFYGWTTTPVKTLSDLPALLGEVRGKIRPEPTLENALTAGEATMWSAEIVEALRYIGNDKPFENEAPPGRQEYCGFVGDPVLRNLGIAFVDDTIPGAVVFIGKAKDPEALARIVRDFQNKGMLLMATFDIIRQLEDQGIKMGTDIMLFPLGEFTQAIHGLSFAIRAALAFGGIKRGDREGLLKYLKTRPKVVVFQFGPLDQIKVAAEFAVMFNGSPTITDQDVEEIPGKYIVQKDYDQMVQTAIEVRDMQVKLAAVDIPVPYGPAFEGETVRRPDTYVECGGPSKTPVFELVKMREADEVEDGKITMIGKDIDELEEGSGSPLGIVVEVYGKDMQKDFESVLERRIHQFINFAEGAWHTGQRNLLWIRLSKDGAAQGLRFKHFGDVLHAKFHDDFGGLLSRVQVTITTDPAEIEKHLPEAMESYEYRDERLRGMTDEAVETFYTCTLCQSFAPNHVCIITPQRLGLCGAINWLDAKASNQITPTGPNQPIDKKTTIEEVKGQWEGVNEAVIEHSHGKLDKFNIYTMMEDPMTSCGCFECIVGIVPEANGVVVVNREHGGMTPLGMKFSTLAGTVGGGLQMPGFIGVGRYYLLSDKFVSADGGFQRIVWMPKELKDAMYDKLKERAEELGIPDFVDKIADETVATESAELLEFLAEKDHPALKLPSML, from the coding sequence ATGACCAAGGTCACGCAGACAGAGCTGTTCAGCATGGCGATCTCGGGAGCCATAACGGCAACCGGCTACGCCGACGTTCTCCTGAACCGCGCCCTGAGGAAATACGGTCCTGACCAGACGATCGAGTATCCGGACACGGGATACGAGCTACCCTGCTTCTACGGCTGGACGACGACGCCCGTGAAGACGCTCAGTGACCTTCCCGCTCTACTCGGAGAGGTCAGGGGGAAGATAAGGCCCGAGCCCACTCTCGAGAACGCGCTAACCGCCGGCGAGGCCACCATGTGGTCCGCCGAGATCGTGGAGGCGCTTCGGTACATCGGTAACGACAAGCCGTTCGAGAACGAGGCCCCGCCAGGAAGGCAGGAGTACTGCGGCTTCGTTGGAGACCCAGTTCTCAGGAATCTGGGCATAGCATTCGTCGACGATACCATCCCTGGTGCTGTAGTCTTCATCGGAAAGGCGAAGGACCCGGAGGCTCTAGCGAGGATAGTGAGGGACTTCCAGAACAAGGGCATGCTGCTCATGGCGACATTCGACATAATCAGGCAGCTCGAGGACCAGGGGATCAAGATGGGGACTGACATAATGCTCTTTCCCCTCGGCGAGTTCACGCAGGCGATACACGGCCTAAGCTTCGCCATCAGGGCCGCCCTCGCTTTCGGCGGGATAAAGCGCGGAGACCGAGAGGGACTGCTGAAATACCTCAAGACGAGACCCAAGGTCGTAGTGTTCCAGTTCGGCCCGCTTGACCAGATCAAGGTCGCAGCTGAGTTCGCCGTGATGTTCAACGGCTCCCCGACGATCACGGACCAGGATGTAGAGGAGATCCCGGGCAAGTACATCGTGCAGAAGGATTACGACCAGATGGTTCAGACGGCCATCGAAGTAAGGGACATGCAGGTCAAGCTCGCAGCCGTCGACATCCCGGTCCCGTACGGACCCGCGTTCGAGGGCGAGACCGTCAGGAGACCGGACACGTATGTGGAATGCGGCGGACCCTCCAAGACGCCCGTCTTCGAGCTGGTGAAGATGCGAGAGGCGGACGAGGTGGAGGACGGCAAGATAACCATGATCGGGAAGGACATCGACGAGCTCGAGGAAGGGAGCGGCAGCCCGCTCGGGATCGTGGTCGAGGTTTACGGAAAGGATATGCAGAAGGACTTCGAGTCCGTCCTGGAGAGGAGGATACATCAGTTCATCAACTTCGCCGAGGGCGCGTGGCACACGGGCCAGAGGAACCTTCTTTGGATAAGGCTCAGCAAGGACGGTGCCGCCCAGGGCCTGAGGTTCAAGCACTTCGGCGACGTGCTGCACGCCAAGTTCCACGACGACTTTGGCGGACTGTTGAGCCGTGTTCAGGTGACCATAACGACGGACCCAGCGGAGATCGAGAAGCACCTTCCGGAGGCGATGGAATCCTACGAATACAGGGACGAGCGGCTGAGAGGAATGACCGACGAGGCCGTGGAAACGTTCTACACCTGCACGCTGTGCCAGAGCTTCGCTCCGAACCACGTGTGCATCATCACTCCCCAGAGGCTCGGGCTCTGCGGCGCCATCAACTGGCTGGACGCCAAGGCCAGTAATCAGATTACGCCGACGGGTCCGAATCAGCCCATTGACAAAAAGACCACTATAGAGGAGGTCAAGGGCCAGTGGGAGGGCGTGAACGAGGCGGTAATCGAGCACTCTCACGGGAAGCTGGACAAGTTCAACATCTACACCATGATGGAGGACCCGATGACCTCGTGCGGCTGCTTCGAATGCATCGTCGGTATAGTTCCCGAGGCGAACGGCGTCGTCGTCGTAAACCGGGAGCACGGTGGGATGACGCCCCTGGGGATGAAGTTCTCCACGCTCGCCGGAACTGTGGGTGGCGGATTGCAGATGCCTGGATTCATAGGCGTCGGAAGGTACTACCTGCTGTCGGACAAGTTCGTAAGCGCGGATGGCGGGTTCCAAAGGATCGTCTGGATGCCGAAGGAGCTCAAGGACGCGATGTACGACAAACTTAAAGAGAGAGCAGAGGAATTGGGCATTCCCGATTTCGTGGACAAGATCGCTGACGAGACTGTCGCAACGGAATCGGCGGAGCTGCTTGAGTTCCTCGCAGAGAAGGACCATCCAGCTCTGAAGTTACCATCTATGCTGTAG
- the cooS gene encoding anaerobic carbon-monoxide dehydrogenase catalytic subunit — MAKESEMKQKSVDPATLEMLEKVRDSDVDATTMWDRYERMQPQCRFGELGICCTICLQGPCRINPFGKEPSRGICGATAYTIVSRNLLRKIAAGCSAHSDHGRHIAHTMKALIDGKADAYSIKDEDKLRVVAQRVGIDVDGKDTMELTKELLGEAFEDFSRVEHEPLTWLRTTLTSKRLEMLDRYGVLPNAIDAAVVEVMHRTHIGVDADPVPLIFSGIKCALADLAGEHISTDLSDILFGTPMLTFTESNLGVLKKESVNIAMNGHNPVLSEIMCDIADEMKGAAEEVGADGINIVGICCTGNELLMRRGIPLATNFASQELAIMTGVLDAMVIDYQCILPSLGMWANCFHTKLISTSDLCRQPGDIHIEFNPASAKEDARKILLLAINAYKDRNENAIHIPDVKETSCVGFSVEQIMEILSKASDDPLQYLADKLNEGKIQGFAALVGCNNVKTCHDLNHLTLAKEFIKNDILVISTGCAAGAYVRAGLTNSKATKDFAGEGLKEVLTELGEKFGFDGPFPPVWHMGSCVDNSRIHDFMTMLANKMGVDIKDLPVVASAPEDMSEKAVVIGTWLVATGWPTHVAVLPFIHGSPLVVQIAENTARDVYGGYFVFEEDPDEAARKLVNIVRNRRWRLGIGEDKETIYWSGETKEDVFAEKPEVAADGGEEE, encoded by the coding sequence ATGGCTAAAGAATCTGAAATGAAACAGAAGTCAGTAGACCCGGCGACACTGGAGATGTTGGAGAAGGTGCGCGATTCGGACGTGGATGCCACAACGATGTGGGACCGCTACGAAAGGATGCAACCACAGTGCCGCTTCGGAGAGCTGGGAATATGCTGCACGATATGTCTTCAGGGACCGTGCAGGATCAATCCGTTTGGCAAGGAACCCTCGCGAGGCATATGCGGGGCGACGGCCTACACGATCGTCTCGAGGAACCTTCTCAGGAAGATAGCGGCAGGATGTTCTGCCCACTCCGACCACGGAAGACACATCGCCCATACCATGAAGGCCCTTATCGACGGAAAGGCCGACGCTTACTCGATAAAGGACGAGGACAAGCTCAGAGTCGTCGCGCAGAGGGTCGGAATAGATGTAGATGGAAAGGACACGATGGAGCTGACGAAGGAGCTTCTCGGGGAGGCCTTCGAGGACTTCTCAAGGGTGGAGCACGAACCACTCACCTGGTTGCGGACCACGCTAACTTCCAAGAGGCTGGAGATGCTGGACAGATATGGTGTCCTTCCCAATGCCATCGATGCCGCGGTCGTGGAGGTCATGCATCGCACCCACATAGGTGTGGATGCAGATCCCGTTCCCCTCATTTTCAGCGGGATAAAGTGCGCTCTCGCCGATCTAGCTGGTGAGCACATATCCACGGACCTGAGTGACATCTTATTCGGAACTCCCATGCTCACGTTCACTGAGTCGAACCTCGGTGTGCTCAAGAAGGAGTCCGTCAACATCGCGATGAACGGTCACAACCCCGTACTGAGCGAGATTATGTGCGATATCGCAGATGAGATGAAGGGTGCCGCCGAGGAAGTTGGAGCGGACGGCATCAACATCGTAGGGATATGTTGCACCGGAAACGAACTGCTCATGCGGCGGGGGATTCCGCTTGCGACCAACTTCGCCTCCCAGGAGCTGGCCATCATGACCGGTGTCCTTGATGCCATGGTCATCGACTATCAGTGTATATTGCCCTCGCTTGGGATGTGGGCGAACTGCTTCCACACGAAGCTGATATCGACGTCCGACCTCTGCAGGCAGCCAGGGGATATCCACATAGAGTTCAATCCGGCGAGCGCGAAGGAGGACGCAAGGAAGATACTGCTTCTGGCCATTAACGCCTACAAGGACAGGAATGAGAATGCCATTCACATACCGGATGTGAAGGAGACTTCCTGTGTCGGATTCAGCGTGGAACAGATCATGGAGATTCTGTCCAAGGCCTCCGATGATCCTCTTCAGTATCTTGCGGACAAGCTCAATGAGGGAAAGATCCAGGGATTCGCAGCACTCGTTGGATGCAACAACGTGAAGACCTGCCATGACCTAAATCATCTGACCCTCGCGAAGGAGTTCATCAAGAACGATATCCTTGTCATCTCGACAGGCTGTGCCGCAGGCGCCTACGTCAGAGCAGGACTCACGAACTCCAAGGCGACCAAGGACTTCGCGGGAGAGGGTCTGAAGGAAGTGCTCACCGAGCTTGGAGAGAAGTTTGGCTTCGACGGCCCGTTCCCGCCCGTCTGGCACATGGGGTCCTGCGTTGATAACTCACGAATACATGACTTCATGACGATGCTCGCGAACAAGATGGGAGTGGATATCAAGGACCTCCCCGTCGTCGCGAGTGCGCCAGAGGACATGAGCGAGAAGGCGGTGGTGATAGGGACGTGGCTGGTGGCGACTGGCTGGCCGACCCACGTGGCGGTGCTCCCGTTCATACATGGAAGTCCCCTCGTGGTACAAATCGCCGAGAACACAGCCCGCGACGTCTACGGAGGCTACTTCGTCTTCGAGGAGGACCCGGACGAAGCTGCCAGGAAACTGGTCAACATAGTGAGGAATCGACGCTGGAGACTGGGCATCGGTGAGGACAAGGAGACCATCTATTGGTCCGGCGAGACGAAGGAGGATGTTTTCGCGGAGAAACCTGAGGTCGCTGCGGACGGAGGTGAGGAGGAATGA
- a CDS encoding 4Fe-4S binding protein, with protein MKKVKFDKDICMSCRACETACGERHSDHVDWPDILLAEPRPIPRVRVSLKKGNPYLVRCQFCKNPKCMEVCEFDAITQEEDGFVRFDVEKCTGCWECLEACPFDCIEKDMVSEVAVRCDLCEEYENLACVAACPTDALTVKE; from the coding sequence GTGAAGAAAGTCAAGTTCGATAAAGATATCTGCATGAGTTGCAGGGCTTGCGAGACCGCGTGCGGGGAGAGGCATTCCGATCACGTGGATTGGCCGGACATCCTTCTTGCGGAGCCGAGGCCGATCCCGCGTGTCAGGGTCTCTCTGAAGAAGGGTAACCCGTACCTCGTGAGGTGCCAGTTCTGCAAGAACCCGAAGTGCATGGAGGTCTGCGAGTTCGATGCCATCACGCAGGAAGAGGACGGGTTCGTGAGGTTCGACGTGGAGAAGTGCACGGGATGTTGGGAGTGCTTGGAGGCATGCCCATTCGACTGCATAGAGAAGGACATGGTCAGCGAAGTCGCGGTCAGGTGCGACCTCTGCGAGGAGTATGAGAACCTGGCCTGCGTCGCGGCCTGTCCGACTGATGCTCTGACGGTGAAAGAATAG